Proteins encoded together in one Carya illinoinensis cultivar Pawnee chromosome 3, C.illinoinensisPawnee_v1, whole genome shotgun sequence window:
- the LOC122304475 gene encoding uncharacterized protein LOC122304475, with amino-acid sequence MEWDEALIHDIFEEGEANQICSIPISKMGVEDRIIWIYTKDGLFTVRSAYHVDMDRKRKREGEPSEVVSNGAEWKSIWEMNVPGVVKQFIWKATNNILPTRKFTSPVQKCAVAEHNFLELWGKLINRFNRDELEEIATTMRRIWLRRNLFIFEQKFYSPRELVLKTNEGLEDFRSAQILLKENRPGGMRGRLCRRWKKPGTNEVIANWDAALDTKNRTMGMRIFIRDANGEVLASVCSKRLNVVHPTLAKCLALWKAIEVCKDLALSKVILEGDAEAVIKKVNNVVEDLSWMRHIIEDVKIVLKGRKDLKVRFILREGNNVVHLLAKHALTLDGDVIWIEEGPNVITSSLIRDKSYCPLSDGEAGQEANGTKLSKEAEALKVENKIRSGHSKA; translated from the exons ATGGAATGGGATGAAGCTCTAATTCATGATATCTTCGAAGAAGGGGAAGCAAACCAGATCTGTAGCATTCCAATAAGTAAAATGGGGGTGGAGGATAGAATTATTTGGATATACACGAAGGATGGTCTGTTTACTGTTAGGAGTGCATATCATGTGGACATGgacagaaaaaggaaaagagagggagagccTTCTGAGGTAGTGTCCAATGGGGCTGAATGGAAAAGTATATGGGAGATGAATGTGCCAGGGGTTGTAAAGCAGTTCATTTGGAAGGCAACAAACAATATTCTTCCCACACGAA AATTCACAAGCCCAGTGCAGAAATGTGCAGTTGCAGAGCATAACTTCCTAGAACTATGGGGAAAGCTCATCAACAGGTTCAATAGAGATGAGTTAGAAGAGATAGCAACAACCATGCGCAGAATATGGCTAAGAAGGAACCTTTTCATTTTTGAGCAGAAGTTTTACAGCCCACGAGAGTTGGTTTTGAAGACAAATGAAGGGTTGGAAGATTTCAGATCAGCCCAGATATTACTGAAGGAAAACAGACCAGGTGGGATGAGGGGTAGGCTATGTAGGAGATGGAAGAAGCCTGGAACAAATGAAGTCATAGCCAATTGGGATGCTGCTCTAGATACAAAGAACAGGActatgggaatgaggattttcATTAGAGATGCAAATGGAGAAGTTCTAGCCTCAGTTTGCAGCAAGAGGCTCAATGTTGTTCATCCAACACTTGCTAAATGTCTTGCTCTTTGGAAGGCAATTGAAGTCTGTAAGGACCTTGCCCTTTCAAAGGTGATTTTGGAAGGTGACGCAGAAGCAGTAATCAAGAAAGTGAACAATGTGGTGGAGGACCTATCATGGATGAGGCATATAATTGAAGATGTAAAAATAGTTCTAAAGGGTAGGAAGGACTTGAAGGTGAGGTTTATACTGAGAGAAGGAAATAATGTAGTTCATTTATTGGCAAAGCATGCTTTAACATTAGATGGAGATGTTATATGGATAGAGGAGGGGCCAAATGTAATTACAAGCtctcttattagagacaaaagTT ACTGTCCGCTGTCAGATGGTGAAGCTGGACAAGAAGCAAATGGCACCAAATTAAGTAAAGAAGCAGAAGCTCTGAAAGTCGAAAACAAGATCAGAAGTGGACATAGCAAGGCTTGA